CCGTCAGCCCCATTTTGAGTGATGGGATCAGGTCAGTTAAAACCAGTATTTGACAGCCAGTTCCATCACTGTCCCGCCCTGCTGTTTCCGCTTCTCGTGAGTTGCCACCTGGCCAGGCTGGGGTTGGGGCTGGGATGGAACTTCAGGCTCTTCGATCTTCACCTGCCTGTAAGGGAGATACTGTGCCATAGACAGAGAAAAAGCACAGTTCCGCCGGATCTTGTATTCCATCGTGGCGCTCGGGATCAGCACCTGGATCAGGCTGTACTTGAGGCTGTAATCATCGAGTGGAATCCTGAAAAAACCGAACAGAGTGGAATAAAATGTCCGCAGGTCCCCTGACGGTTTCAGGTTGAGATGCTGAATCCCTGCGTCCAGGTTCAGTTTCCGGCTGAATTCCCTGCTGAAACCGAGATTCAGCCTCTGAATCCCCACTTTGAAGTCATAAAATACTATCCCTGCGCTGTGGAAGTAATCATTCACCGAGGAAAAAGGCCAGCTGTCGATTCTGCCTCTCCCATTGCCCAGGAATTTCCCATTCAGGCCTGAAAATTTCCAGCTTTTCTTCGCAAGCTCTCTTTTGATTCCAAGCCCGCGGTAATCATGCCTGGCTTCAGGCATTCCCAGCCAGCCGAAATAGCCTGTATGATAGAATTCAAGTTTGGATTGAATTTTCTCTGTCCCGTGCAGGAATTCCAGCCTGTAATTATGATCCAGCTGAAATTCAGCTGAATAATCCACTTTTTTCCGGTCAAAATAGAAAGGTGCAGAGTAAGTGCCTGATAAAGAAAAAACATCTGCCGGATAAACGCTCTGCCGCATCCGCTCTGTGCCGAATGCAAATTTCGAGGCCTTAATTCCGGCTCTCAGGCCTTCCCTCAGGTCAAGCTCAGAATTATCCAGCAAAATGTTGTCTGTGCCATAAAGATTTTCTGTGCTTACGGAATTTGAGCAGCAACTTTTAAATTTCTCAAGAGTCAGACCTTTTTTCACAAACCCGAAACCCAGCGAATAATCATCCCTTAGATGTTCCTCTGCAGACAACCCTCCACCAGCAACCAGGCCGGATCTTTCGATCCCGAACATCACATGTTCCTGTTCGTGGTTGAAGTCATAATCAAAAGAACCTGTGCGATAAGAATCTTTCCCTTCAGAATCGTGCCCGGCATTCTCTAAGATCAGGCAGGATTTTTCCGGGAGCGGGTAAACAAGCATGCTGTGATCGGTTTGATCTGAGATTTTAACGCCGCGCCCTTTATAAACATTGGAATTGCGGAAAGCGGAAGCTAAAAAAGCCTCCTGATTCCGGTAAATATAAAACGGACGTGAGAAATCATGATTACTGTCCGGTCCCAGATCAAGTCTGAGCGCATCAGATCCATAGCCATCCAGGAAAAGGTCTGTGACCGGCAGCGCCAATGACACTGACTGCATGAAAAACAATGATAACAGACAAAAAAAAGTAGAGACGCACCATGGTGCGTCTCTACAACAGGATTGCCTCGATAGCATGTTTATAAGCTGCCTACCAGTGGACTACCGTGACTGTAATTGATGTGGTGGATCCCTGCGGTTGATCGCAGATGTAGCCGCCTTGTCCGTAATTACCAATAGTGGCATAATTCCCATCTGGCGGACTCATTGTATTGTCCCAGTTTTCCGAACCATAAGTGCTGCAGTTGTAGGGGAAATAATTACCGCTTGAATCCTGAATGCTGTCAACCAGGACCATATTTTGCGGGTCAGTCACAATGCAATAGTAAGGGTAGTTCCCGCTGAAAGTCATGGTTTCAGTGGCTGCGCCAAGAAAAGTGTAGCCATGGTTTTCCGGATGGAATCCATCAGTACCTGATAAAGGTGCCTGGCCGCCATAAACCTTATAAGTCGAACCAGTGATCTGGTTGTCTTCTCCTCCAGGATAACTCCATTGTCCGTAAATCTTGTTCCCGGAGTTGTCGATCATCGATCCCCGCAACCTGATCGAAGTATAGTTGTTCTTCCTGTCAGCAGCATAGTCCCAGACAAACATTCTGATCCTGTGCGGATCGCCGATGTCATAAACAATCGAGGTTTCAGAATGTCCGGGCACTCCTGTGCAGTTTATCCAGGTTTCGGCAGTATCATGATACTGGACTTGGATCCCGATTTCGCAGGTGAGCAACCCTAAATCCTGCATTTCAGAGCTAACATCATACATTACGCCTTTTCCAGTGTAAGTCTCATTGGTCCATTCGAAAGGCGGACCGTCTGGATTGAGGGAAGGCCCTTCCACGAAAAAGTTGGAATGTCCATTGAACTGGAACAGGACTGGCAGTTCGCAGTAATCATGGCCGGCAGGTGTGCCAGAAGTCACGTTTTTCCTGGTTTCCACAGCGTAGATATTGAATCTTTCAAGCTGTTTGCTGCCTGAAACCTTGGCCATCCTGGTCTCCACAAAACTGCCGCTGCTTGCTGTGGTTTGAGGGAACGCGGTTCCATGGTGATCATCGATCACATCAGGATTTTGTTGTGGGTTCCACCACCAGCCTTCACCGACTTCATCGCTGCCCACGAACTTATAGGAATAGCTGACGTCTAGATCATCCCAGCTGATCGGACCGTAAAATTCGAAGCCGAAATAGTAGTAACTGGCGTTCTGTGCCAGATACACTGCCTTGATGTCGCAACCGGCAAGACTTGAGGGCAGATCCTGGGGATCGGAAAGAATCGGAGTCACTCCGCTCCAGTCTGTAATCGATCCGTCTACTGTGATTGTCCTGTAAGATGTATAAGGCAGTTGAGCCAGGTTAAAGTAAGCCATGCCTCCGTTGTATTTGAGGATGTTTGCTGCAGTCGGAGACAGTCCGTTGAGCTTGAACAGGCCGTTCAGGGAATAATCCACGCCGCTCGGCAGATTCATAGGATCTGAGACATCGTGAAGAGACAGATAATAATTCCTCAGATCAACCGGATTGTGGAAAAAGCTGTAGAAACTCAGGCTGAAGCTTGTCTCCAGAGTAGTTCCGATATTAATGGTTGCTGTAACTGGCTTGTCCGCATAGTCAAAGGATTCGCGGAAAGCATTGAGCATGCTGATCAGATTGGTTGTGCTCATTTTATTCATTTTTTCTTCATCCAGTCGGTATTTCTGGATCAGGCTGTCCATGTTGGTATCAGCATATCCCACTAGCATGGTCAGATACTGGATTGAATCCGACATTTTCTGGCCTGCCTTGAGCATGTAAGCAGCTCCATCAGTAGTTTTCAATCTTCCGAAATTCGGATAGCTGCTGTCAGCAAACGGATCGTAACCCTGCTCTTGGCTCATGCTCAGATTCTGGTCCAGATTGTATGAAACCAGGAAGCTGAACATGGATTCGAGCATGCTTGTGTAAATCAGAAGCCCGCAAGGGATTTCCTTGCCCAGAGTAAAACTGCCCTGCCCTCCTGTGATCGCCGAGCCTACAGAATAGCTGAAATTAGGATCAAGCAGGGCTTTAGCAAGCTTGGCATCGATCGCTTCCAGTGCGCTGATGATCCCTTTGATTGCATCCTGAAGCTGTGAAACAGTGGTAAGTGAGGTAGCCAGCTGGGGATTGGCCAGGAAGCGGGGTACAACATCCAGCGGTGAAAAGAGGGGAGCATGCGAACCGCCGGACATGGAAATGAGTTCATTCACTGTCTTGGGGAAAGTGTTGTAATCGGTTGTTCCCATCATAGAATATGCAATATTCTGGAGATTTGAATTTTCGATCAGGTAAACCATGCTCACGAGCGCCAGGCCGAAGTTGGCTTCCACATTGGTCGGATCAGTATTGACTGCTGACTGGTAATTGCTGAGCGCAACAGCCAGGTTGTTCAGCGCGAGACCGGCTTCAGCGAGAGTGATGTAATTCCGCACGGCCTGAGTGGTGGTAGTCAGATTGGTGTAGGACTGAGTTGAAGTTTCGCTCACAGTCACCTGTATCTGAGCGGTCTTGGTCACTCCATCCCTGGTGTAGGTGCAGGTCAGGACAGCGTTACCCGCATTCTGCGAGGTGTAGCTGCCGCTGCTGACTGACCCTACGCCGCTTCCGAGAGTCCAGGTCGGATTAAAAGCAGTGGCTTGTGCATCACCTGTAAAATAAGCGGTGACTGCAATGTTATTCAGATTATAGCTGCTGCCTTTATTCAGACTGATTAAAGACGGGCTGATTCCGATGTGGTCCAGCACTTTATCGCTCCAGTAGGTGTCCTTTCCGTACTTGAGTACACCTGCATTCTGCAGGTAGAACCAGTAACCATGGCCTCGGTTGAGCTTCTGCAGGGTGGAAAACGACATGGCCGCGTTGTTCATGAAAGTACGGAAACCATCATTCCCGCCGTCGTCGGGATTCCGGTAAAATCCCATGATGTATTTGGCGATGCCGCTGATGGCACGGTTATTGAAGACTGAGTCGATCACTGTGTCGACCTGGGTCTCAAGAGTCGGCAGAAATCCATCTTCCCTGCTCCAGTATCCGAGCAGGTTCCAGCCATTGCTTACTGTGTGCTGATGATCTTCGGGAATCATGCTTCCGGCTATTTCCAGGGTGGAATCCTGGGTCATGTACACCCAGTATCCGTGATAGCCGTCCATGGTCAGGAGGGTGGAAAATTCCTTGGCTGAAGTGTTCATAAAAGTCCTGAAGCCTTCATTTCCCACATCCGCAGGGCTTCTGAAAAATCCCATCACATATTTCATGCCTGTGACGTTGGCAAAAATCGTTTCGATTGTGTTGGAAATCGGTGATACTCCAAGACTGATCAGGTTCCAGCCATTCTTGAGGTAAATAGTATTTCCTGTAGCGCCGCTCGCCAGGTTAAGCTGCACGGGCTGCCCGGTAGTCCAGGTAGTGGAGGGTTTGGCTTCCAGGCCGTTGACATGGAAAGTGATGAGATCGCCGCTCACGGCCCCTTCGTCCGCCAAAAGTGTGGCTGCATCATCTCCGTAGATGTTCATTATATAGCGGCCGGCAGTCGTCACTTCGAAAGACCCGCAGACTATCCCCTGCGGATCAATGGCAGTAATCACATCGCCTGGAACAGCCGCTTCCATGGTTGTATCTGCGTCGTGGTCAACTTCCAGCGAACCATAGATCACCATTACATTGTTTGTGAGCGCTACCTGGGGTACCGAATTCAGGGACAGGTCCAATCCGACTATTGCTCCTGTGCAGATAAGGGGATGCCTGGCAGGGTAATATCCGCTCTGATAGGCAATCACTTCATAGGTGCCTGGACCGGACAGTGAAAAACTGTAGTTCCCGCTGCCGTCAGCTGTGGTTTCATCTATTTTCTGGCTGGCTTGCCAGAGTGCAACCTTGCCGCCGCCAGGCGTGACAGTACCACTGACCGAAATACTATCTGCCACAGCCTGGACAGAAAAACCGATAAAGAGAATCAGCAAAAACAAGGCCTGTGTACGATTTCTAAGCATTTTTACCCTCTCATGCGATCTTAGTTTTAATCAAATTATACCTATTTTTCGCTAAAATGAAACAAAAAAAAAGCAGAGGCCCGTCATTGTTGAGGTGCGCTATGCGCGCCTGTACAATGGCGGGCCTCTGCCATTGACTGTAAACTCCAAAAACGATCGGTTATTGCACTACTATTTCTGCAGGGTTGCCAAAAAGGTCTGCTAACTTAAGCTTGATGCTCTCGCCTTTCTGAATCTGTTCGAATTCGATCGAGTACTGCCCGATCTGTTCGACATATTCCACCTTCACCACAGGACTCGTGCTCTTCACGTTTTCCTTCTTCAGAATGACAGGTTCGGAAAACTCGACCAGGACTTTGTTGCCTGTGATGGTCTGCTGAACCACATAAGGAACGGTCTTATCGTTTTCGCCGAGTCCGAAGCTGATTTCCTTGAGCTGGAATTCGCCTTCGTAGGCAAGAGTTTTACCTGTATCGACGTCTCCAATGTAGATTTTGAGCAGATCGCCTTTTTTCGGGGCAGCCGGAGTCATGGGATCCTGGCCGTAAACCGGGATCAGAGCTGCGCCCAGGCGCTTCAGGTCAGCCTGGCCCCAGGCTTTCCCGCTGTTATCCACAAATTTCACCACAGTTCCGACAGGTGCCGGGGAACCGTTCATCCAGACATAGCAGAGTGCGTTCATGCACATCATGGTAGGTGTCACCTGCGCATAAGCTGTGACAGCAATCAGCGCCAGGATTGTAAAGATCTTCTTAGTCATTCTTGTTCTCCTTTCAGGTTCAGGGCGGGTGTAAAACCCGCCCTTACGTTATTTTGTTTGATTATACCACTAACTCCGCAATTTGTCACTGAGTGACTCTGTAGCTGTAATTCAGGCTCCCTGCATCGTTCATGTATAACCAGTAGCCCATGTTCGGATCCATCGTACTCAGGGTGGAGAATCCGATCGTATTCTGATTGTTCATGAAAGTCCTGAAGCCTTCAAGTCCGCCGTCATCAGTTGTCCGATAGAATCCCATGATGTATTTGGCGGTTCCACCGGCAGTCTTAGGTGCTGTGTTGAAGACTGAGTCGATGATGGTTCCTGTCTGCGTCGTGGCTGTGGGCAGGTTCGCGCTCTGGTTGATCCAGCAGCCGGCGAGATTCCAGCCGACGTACAGTTCATAATCAGAGTTGTTGGAGATGGCTGTTCCCTGCACGTCAAGGATGCTGTCTCCAGTCATGTAGACCCAGTAGCCATGATAGCCGTCCATATCGGTCAGAGTGGAGAACTCCTTGTACTCCGTGTTCATGAAGGTCTTGAAGCCGTCACTGTCAGTACCCCTCAGGAATCCCATTACATACTTCATTTCAGGGATCTTGGCGAAAATGTCTTCGATCCTGGTGTTGGACGGCTGCACACCGAGGGAAATCAGGTTCCAGCCCAGCTTGAGGTTGACTGATCTGCTGCCTGAGCTGCCGATGTTTGAACCGGTAACAGCCAGGTCGAGCTTCACGAAATCAGAGGCAATCCAGGTGGTTGATTGCGAGACCGGCGTTCCGTTGAGGCGGAAGCTGATCTTTTCACCTGCCACAGCGCCTTCCACAGTGTCGGTAGTCAGGTTGCTGTCACCGTAAATGGACATCGCGCCATACGCACCTGCATCCTTGACTGTGAACACGCCGCAGAGCACGCCTGCCGGTGTATAGGCAGCGACAAAATCGCCGGCGATCGCATTCTCCAGGACACCGTCTTTGTCATGGTCGAGCTTGCATGAACCATAGACCACCATGGTGGTGTTGGAAAGCTGGGTGGTAGGCGCGAGGCTCATCGAAATGTCGGCACCTGTGACATTGCTGCTGACCTCTCTGGTAATGGTTGTCGGCATATACTTGCTCTTATATGCGATCAGAGTATAGGGGCCGGCGGTTGCAGCCACATCCTGGAAGGAGTAGTTGCCAGCCTGGTCAGTAGCTGCCGAAGCCACCTTGTTGCTCTTCTTCCACAGAGTGACAGTTGCACCATTGATCGCAGTAGCGCCCGTCTTCACTGATCCGGCCAGGCTGTACTTGTTTACTACAGGCTGATTGTCGACGGACGGGATCGTGTAATTGGCATAGAAGCTCAAGAGCTTCCCGTCATTGGCTCTGATTCTGATTTTCACATTGCTCGCCAGGATCTGGAAGTCATCTGCTGAAGCCCAGCTGAAACTGTGGGAAACGCCGCTGGCAGAGGAGGTGAGTTCTGATGTTCCGCCTCCGGAAGCAGTGCAGCCGGACCAGTTGGAGCCGTCGAGCGAGTATTCGAATGAAGCAGTGCAGGTACTGTTCTGGTTGTCTTTGAGCGTGTATGTAAGTGTGATGTTCTCCTTGGTACCAGTATAGGAGATTCCACTGACCACAGGAGCTGTATTGACTTCGCCTGTAGCGACTGTAGTTGCGGCAGCCGTGTACCTGATGCCGTAATCCAGGATCTCCGAGTTGGAGAAGTAGTCCCTGATCTTCAGGTAATAGGTACCCTGGGCCAGGTTGTCGAGCACCATTCTGGTGTAGCGGCCAGTCCCTCCGTCGTCGGCTTCCTGAATCAGGCTTGTTTCGGCTGTGGAGCTGTATAGTTCAAAGTAGGTATCACCGCCTACTTCACCGCTGGTCTGGAGGACCACATTCGAAACCGCAGACAGTGTGAATTTCACCCAGTCCACGTCTCCGGCCGGGTAGATCGAGTGTCTCTGCACAGTTCCGGAAACGATCTCAGTGGCTGCTGCTGCAGAGTTGTCCTTGCCGCCGTTCTTGTGTGTCGCATCATAGTCATACGTGTCTGCCCCTTTGACGATGCCGCCCAGGATTGTCAGGTAGAAATCGGCGGTTTTGGTCTCAGTGGTGTCAGAATAAGTGGCAGTAAGGATCGCAGTACCGTTTTCGGATGGAGCGCGGTAGACCGTGGTTTCCAGAGTGCCCTGTCCGCTCTTCTTCACCCATCTGACGCTGGAGGTCACTTCAGCGGTGGTTGCATTGGAATAGGCAGCTACTACACGCACATTTCCGATTCCGAAAGTCTGGTTGATCTGAACTTCTCCGGTGGTCCTGCCGAGTCTCAGGGCAGTCAGGATCTTCTGGTTGACTGGGCCGCTTGGGACTCTGGCGTAAATCAGCTGATTGCCGCCGCCCAGGCCGTTCACAGTCATCGCATTATAGTAATTGTATAGAATATGAGGCATTTTGCTGCTGTCAACTGCGATCATCGCGCCGAAACCTACCATTCCCTCGCTCTGGACCACATGCAGATCCCACTGGGTAGCGCCGCCGCTCAGATTCTTCTTGAATGCGTACTTAAGGTCTCCTTCACTCTGGTAGTAATAGGAGATGTGCACCTGATCGTCCTTGTCGATCGCGATTCTGCTGTCTGAGCCTACATCGCCGCGCTCGTCGACAGTCTCGCTCTTCCAGAGGCCGTTTTCCCTGTACCAGTGCATCAGGTCTTTCTTGTTGTTGTTGTAGCAGGAGATGTGAGGGCTGTCGTGGGAGTCGACTGCGATGCTGGTTTCCATGGCATAATCATCGCCGCTTGTGACGGCGGAAATCTGCCAGTTGGAACCGTTGAAGCAGGCGTATTTCACATCCCAGTTGGTGGCGTCGATATAGGAGATGTGAGGCTTGTTCTGCGAGTCTACCGCAAGGGAGAGTCCTGCGCCGACCTCCCCTTTGCTGTCGACAGTGACCGGTTTCCAGCCTGTGGAAGTCTTGATCGCATACTTGAGGTCCTGATTGGCTGTATCCATATAGGCAAGGTGCAGCCTGCCGTTCCTGTCGACCTTCAATTTAACCGTGTATGTCATCACTGTGTCGATCTCTTCAGTGGGTTTCCTGGTATGGTCTGCTCTGTTGATGGTTACAAGCGTGATGCCGCTTCCTCCACCCACTGGGAAGACGCCGCTCATGGCAGTATTGGCATAAGCGATGTGGATTTCAGTGCTGGAAAGCGCCAGAGCAGGTTTGCCCATGCCGCAGACGTTCTGGATTTCATCCGCAATTTCCCAGGTGCTTCCGGTCCAGACAGTGTGCTTCAGAGAGCCTCTGTTTGAGTCGAAATAGGCGAAATGCGGTCTGTCGTTGGAATCGATTACAATGGCTCCGCCAGTGTAAACCTCGGCAGCCGGGTTGATCTGGAATTTCTCGAAAACCGAGAATCCGCCTTCGCCTGCCACGTTCACACTGAGCTGTGCGGTCACGGTTCTGCCGTTCTCAGTATAGCTCGCTTCCAGCATGGCAGAGCCGCCGGCTCCAGGAGCATGATAGATGCTCCCGCTCAAGCTGCCGCCACCTGTCTTCACTGTCCAGGTGATTGAACCTGAAACCATCATTGGATTGCCGAAACTGTACTGGGCGAAACTCATGATTCCAGAGAGGTCGAACTGGGTGTTGGCGTTGATGGTGATCTGAGCAGGTTCGATCGTCAGACCTGTCACGCCTTCAACATCAATGCCGCCCTCTACTAGAGTGCAGTACTTCAGGCTGTTGTACATGCTGTCAGAGTAAGAAATATGCGGGATGTTGTTCGAGTCGAGCACCAGGGAATTGGTTCTGCCTGAGCCCTGGAAATCGTCGGCAGGCACTATGATCCATTCTCCGCCCATTTCCTTGGGTGCGCTCTGATAAGCGTACCTTAGAATGTCATTGCCATAGTCGTAATAAGAGACATGCGGCAGTCCGTTGGAGTCGAACGCCAGGCTGCTGTAGCCACCTACATCGCCCTCGTAGCCGGTGAGCGGATCATATCCGTTGTCCACCACTTCACGGGTCCAGACATCATTGTCGCGGATAGCGATCATGAGATCCTGGTCGTCTGCGTTGTAATAGGTGACTGCCGGCTGGCCGTTCTGGTTCAATGCCAGCGAAGTGTTGACCTCGGGTGGTGCAATCCCCATGTCCGCTATAGTCCTGGTTTCCCAGGTTCCGCCGACCAGTTCCGCGTATTTCAGGTGATGCGTCGTGGCGTCAATATAGGAAATGTGCGGCACATTGTTGCTGTCAATGGCGAGTGATGCTCCTGTGCCGACTTCTCCTGTACCGTCGATCACCTGTTTGCTCCATGATGTGCCGTTGAATATGGCGTACTTCAGGTCCTGATTTGTTTTGTCGTAATAGGCAATGCGCGGGTTGTTGTTGCCGTCGATGGCCATAGAGCAGAATTGTCCGACATCGCCGCTCGAATCCACTGTGGAGATTCTCCACTGCAGCCCGTCGTAGGTCGCATATTTCAGGTCGCCTGTGCCCTTGGCATAGTAAGATATGCACGGCCTGTCAAAGCTGTCGAGCTTGAGCGACGGGTACATGCCGTTGTCACCAGTGCTGTCCACGAGCTGGTTGAACCACTGGAACCCGTTGTAGGATGCATATCTGAGATCACCGTTCGTGAGGTCGTAATAGGCGATATGCGGATATCCCTGCAGATCGAGGCTGATCGAGGAAATGATTCCGACCATTCTGCCGACATTGTCTCCATCTACGACCATGCGATGGAACTGGCCGATCTGGTTGAAATTGTCTGTACTGCACATGACCTGGACCATAGCGTCAGCAAACTGCGGCACTCCGTCTTTAGTAAACATGGCTCTCAAGGTCACCATCTGGGGAGTAGTCGGTGCTGTGAATACATTTCCCGTGTCAAGTGAACCATCACCCTGGAGCTTTGTCCAGGTGACTTCGGACGGATTGACGATTTCGTCGCTGCCGTTTGAGTAATGGGCATGCACTCTCAGCCCGTCTTCAGCATCGATTTCATTGGTGGAACCGGGCAGCACATATGACATCGCTGGTTCGACGCTGATGTTGTCGAGCTGGATCAGATTGCCTCTGGTGATATTCACATAAAGGTCTGCTATCATCTGAGAACCTTGCTCACTGTATGTGCAGGTGATGGTGGCATACCCTTCCGCAGGAGGAGCTTTATACTCGTTGTTGTTGCGGATCTGTCCCTGTCCGTAAGTCACGTTCCAGGTAAGCTGGTCGTGGGTCAGGGTGGTTTCAGTTCCGTTCATGTAATGAGCCTTGACTACAAACGGTTCCAGCATGAAAGAACCGTTGGGCGGGACTCCAGTGGAGCAGGGGTCAATGCTGATGTACATCAGGTTGGAATTGGTATTCATGCCTACCGTGATTCCAAGATAGGCTTCAAAGGTCTGCCCGCCGGACGGGTATTTGCCGTTCAGGTAGGCATATGTATCGAAATCCGGAGCAGTGTAAATCCCGTTTGTGATGGTACCGACTGATTCAGTGCCATAGGTTTGCACGTTCCAGACCATCAGTTCAGGCGTGAGATTGCGTTGTTCACCTGTCATGGTATAGCCGTTCACTGTGATCAGACTGGCGATCTCGATTGAATCTCCTGCATTCACGAAGAGCGAGTATGGTGTGACATAGATGCCCTGCAGCTGATCCGGGTCTCCGGCTACGATGTGCAGGTAACCATAGAAATCCTGCTGATCCTCAGTATGTTTTACGGTCAGGTCGGCATAGCCCGTAGCATCAGCCACATATGCCCAGCCTTCAGAGGTGGTGAGGTAGCCTGTACCGTCCGTAATATACCACTGAAGATCAGAGGTGATTTCGCGGGTCTGGCCGTTCATCTGCATGCCTACCAGCTTCACATCAGGGGAACTGAGCGTAAGGGTGGTATGTGGTGTAACGACCTTATACGAAGGTTCCAGGTAAATGCTGGTCAGAGTTTCGCTTTGTCCGGGTTCGCCGAAGTCAAAGCTTACATAAACGTCATATGGCGTGCTCGTCTGCGGGTCATAGTAGGTACCGCGGCAGCATCCGAATCCGCCCATCAGCGGCCCGTGGTAGATCTGGTTCTGGTCGATCCAGCCCTGTCCATACTGCAGCGACCAGTTATGGATCTGCGTATTGATCTCGACTGTGCTGCCTGTGCGAGTCATGCCTACCAGCTGCACTGTAGCGAGGTCAAAGGTGCCTCCCTGCGGCAGGGTGTGGTTGCCAGGCACAGCATATACGCTGTCAAGGTCATTCTGATTCCCGACATATACAGAAACATAAATGGAGAAGGTTTGACTATTGTATGTAAGGGTGGACTGCAGGCTCTGATAGCCTGTGACAGCAGAAGCATGGAAAACTTTGCTGGTCTGGTCGACCCAGCTGCCTTCCCCGCAGCTGATGGTCCAGTCGGCTACTGTATAATTATCTGTAATCGGGACTGTGTCGTACATGCAGGTACCCTGGTTCATCCGGTAGCCAAAATAATAAAGGCTGGAAAGAGGGAAGGTTCCGGAAGACTGGACAGTGATCTGGTATGGCTCAACAGCCACCCACTGGATCTGGTTGGCATCAAAAACAGTGATCGTGGTATAGATATAGAAAGTTCCATAGGTCGGATCAA
The window above is part of the Candidatus Wallbacteria bacterium genome. Proteins encoded here:
- a CDS encoding carboxypeptidase-like regulatory domain-containing protein, which encodes MLRNRTQALFLLILFIGFSVQAVADSISVSGTVTPGGGKVALWQASQKIDETTADGSGNYSFSLSGPGTYEVIAYQSGYYPARHPLICTGAIVGLDLSLNSVPQVALTNNVMVIYGSLEVDHDADTTMEAAVPGDVITAIDPQGIVCGSFEVTTAGRYIMNIYGDDAATLLADEGAVSGDLITFHVNGLEAKPSTTWTTGQPVQLNLASGATGNTIYLKNGWNLISLGVSPISNTIETIFANVTGMKYVMGFFRSPADVGNEGFRTFMNTSAKEFSTLLTMDGYHGYWVYMTQDSTLEIAGSMIPEDHQHTVSNGWNLLGYWSREDGFLPTLETQVDTVIDSVFNNRAISGIAKYIMGFYRNPDDGGNDGFRTFMNNAAMSFSTLQKLNRGHGYWFYLQNAGVLKYGKDTYWSDKVLDHIGISPSLISLNKGSSYNLNNIAVTAYFTGDAQATAFNPTWTLGSGVGSVSSGSYTSQNAGNAVLTCTYTRDGVTKTAQIQVTVSETSTQSYTNLTTTTQAVRNYITLAEAGLALNNLAVALSNYQSAVNTDPTNVEANFGLALVSMVYLIENSNLQNIAYSMMGTTDYNTFPKTVNELISMSGGSHAPLFSPLDVVPRFLANPQLATSLTTVSQLQDAIKGIISALEAIDAKLAKALLDPNFSYSVGSAITGGQGSFTLGKEIPCGLLIYTSMLESMFSFLVSYNLDQNLSMSQEQGYDPFADSSYPNFGRLKTTDGAAYMLKAGQKMSDSIQYLTMLVGYADTNMDSLIQKYRLDEEKMNKMSTTNLISMLNAFRESFDYADKPVTATINIGTTLETSFSLSFYSFFHNPVDLRNYYLSLHDVSDPMNLPSGVDYSLNGLFKLNGLSPTAANILKYNGGMAYFNLAQLPYTSYRTITVDGSITDWSGVTPILSDPQDLPSSLAGCDIKAVYLAQNASYYYFGFEFYGPISWDDLDVSYSYKFVGSDEVGEGWWWNPQQNPDVIDDHHGTAFPQTTASSGSFVETRMAKVSGSKQLERFNIYAVETRKNVTSGTPAGHDYCELPVLFQFNGHSNFFVEGPSLNPDGPPFEWTNETYTGKGVMYDVSSEMQDLGLLTCEIGIQVQYHDTAETWINCTGVPGHSETSIVYDIGDPHRIRMFVWDYAADRKNNYTSIRLRGSMIDNSGNKIYGQWSYPGGEDNQITGSTYKVYGGQAPLSGTDGFHPENHGYTFLGAATETMTFSGNYPYYCIVTDPQNMVLVDSIQDSSGNYFPYNCSTYGSENWDNTMSPPDGNYATIGNYGQGGYICDQPQGSTTSITVTVVHW